A genome region from Nocardia sp. NBC_01730 includes the following:
- a CDS encoding SDR family oxidoreductase, which produces MDDTAGRRIVLITGASRGIGAETARVLAARGDHVVVNYREKAKRAEALADSIRHAGGSASTAGADIADADSAGALVAGIVEEFGRLDVLVLNASGGLELNAGPDYAMALNRDAQERLVRLAVPHMPFGARVVFVTSHQAHFHGRKPVPAEYEPIAASKRAGEDALRAMIPELTARGIALHVVSGDMIDGTIIVQLLERRNPDAVTARRDHGTLPTVTEFATAVAQATASSDDPGHTTYIGGQDYLDGREITV; this is translated from the coding sequence GTGGACGACACGGCTGGACGGCGAATCGTTCTGATCACAGGCGCCTCCCGCGGGATCGGCGCGGAGACCGCGCGGGTGCTGGCCGCACGCGGCGACCACGTGGTCGTCAACTACCGCGAGAAAGCGAAGCGGGCCGAGGCCCTGGCCGACTCGATCAGGCACGCGGGCGGCAGTGCGTCGACCGCGGGCGCCGACATCGCCGACGCGGACTCCGCCGGTGCGCTCGTCGCGGGGATCGTCGAGGAGTTCGGCCGCCTGGATGTGCTGGTGCTCAACGCCTCCGGCGGGCTCGAGTTGAACGCCGGACCCGACTACGCCATGGCGCTCAACCGCGACGCACAGGAACGACTGGTGCGACTCGCCGTGCCGCACATGCCGTTCGGCGCCCGCGTCGTCTTCGTGACCAGCCATCAGGCGCACTTCCACGGTCGCAAGCCGGTCCCGGCCGAGTACGAGCCCATCGCCGCGAGCAAACGTGCGGGCGAGGACGCGCTGCGCGCCATGATCCCGGAGCTCACCGCCCGCGGCATTGCCCTGCACGTCGTCTCCGGCGACATGATCGACGGCACGATCATCGTCCAACTCCTGGAGCGCCGGAACCCCGACGCCGTCACAGCCCGCCGCGACCACGGAACCCTGCCCACGGTAACGGAATTCGCCACCGCCGTCGCCCAGGCCACCGCCAGCTCCGACGATCCGGGCCACACCACGTATATCGGTGGTCAGGACTACCTCGACGGGCGAGAAATAACCGTCTGA
- a CDS encoding winged helix-turn-helix transcriptional regulator gives MRSTSETKPPRGRDHPATAPALAAMDLLGQRWMLRILWELEPERLGFLELRRRMGNCSSSMLSARLQHLQSAGLIAKNPDKSYELTTAGTELGAALESVWEWSRRWRVSPTDPQPD, from the coding sequence ATGAGAAGCACAAGCGAGACAAAGCCACCCAGAGGCCGGGACCACCCGGCGACCGCGCCGGCGCTGGCCGCGATGGACCTGCTCGGCCAACGTTGGATGCTGCGCATCCTGTGGGAGCTGGAACCCGAACGCCTCGGTTTCCTCGAATTGCGCCGCCGCATGGGCAACTGCTCGTCGAGCATGCTCTCGGCGCGGTTGCAACACCTGCAATCCGCGGGCTTGATCGCGAAGAATCCGGACAAGTCCTACGAATTGACCACCGCGGGAACCGAACTCGGCGCAGCACTGGAATCCGTCTGGGAGTGGTCACGACGGTGGCGAGTGTCGCCGACCGACCCGCAGCCCGACTGA
- a CDS encoding group I truncated hemoglobin gives MTTEQSIYDQIGGTPAITVVVSDFYQLVLADDALAGKFDGVDLERLEKRQVEFFAAALGGPDPYTGASMKNVHRHLGITTEQFGLVAGHLADALLAAGVPRATTDEIIGAIAGLADDIVTA, from the coding sequence ATGACCACCGAACAGTCGATCTACGACCAGATCGGCGGCACGCCCGCCATCACCGTCGTAGTCAGCGACTTTTACCAACTTGTCCTCGCCGACGACGCGCTCGCGGGCAAGTTCGATGGCGTTGACCTGGAACGGCTCGAGAAGCGCCAGGTCGAGTTTTTCGCGGCCGCACTCGGTGGTCCCGATCCGTACACCGGTGCGTCGATGAAGAACGTGCACCGCCACCTCGGCATCACCACCGAACAGTTCGGGCTCGTCGCCGGGCACCTGGCCGACGCGCTGCTCGCCGCTGGTGTCCCGCGGGCGACAACCGACGAAATCATCGGCGCCATCGCCGGACTCGCCGACGATATCGTCACCGCATAA